Proteins encoded within one genomic window of Microbacterium sp. zg-B185:
- a CDS encoding PTS sugar transporter subunit IIA, translating into MTRARQDRLLGLLSRDGDWVTAAALADALGVTPRSIRSYVTAINARVPDGLAVESGPQGYRAGPEAAVALRVPGTAEGGTPRDRLHTLVRALLDAEDGVDVFETAAGLHVSPATLEADLARVRGLLGGTELTLERSASQARLRGTEMAQRRLLSRLAHDEMDAGSFDLDALRRTLGEGSVGAHAFGPFKTELVAELGALGYFVNEFGISDVVMHIAIAADRVGRDRALEGTAGEVRPAQQEVAAILGRLVEQHLGVSLGAGDLQHLSTLVLTRVVAPGASVPSDHARSRLDPDVEAAVREVVETAAAEFLVDIAHEDFILRLALHVQNLQHRAREQAWSRNPLTKSLKSTYPMIFEVAVFIASGLQQRLGIPLLDDEIAYIAMHVGGRLERSRRADQLLTATIVCPGYYELHELLRSSVDRSLGQSIEVVGVETRVDPDWDTIDTDLVLTTIEPAVVGDRFVRIQPFLTDADVDRVQTAAARIRRSRRLARLRKELERYFVPSAFVHGLDAEAGEEGVIRRLGAPLVAEGIIDEDYIERTIERERLSSTAFTDALAVPHALGMTATRTAIAVGIADPSIPWGEGRVQVVAVVAFSETDREAFQTVFEQFVEVFSERDSVHRIVRRSTTFAGFLDELVAVIDG; encoded by the coding sequence GTGACCAGAGCGAGACAGGATCGTCTTCTGGGACTTCTCTCGCGGGACGGGGACTGGGTCACGGCCGCCGCGCTCGCGGACGCCCTCGGAGTCACACCCCGCAGCATCCGCTCCTACGTGACGGCCATCAATGCGCGTGTTCCTGATGGACTGGCCGTCGAATCGGGTCCGCAGGGATACCGGGCCGGACCGGAGGCCGCCGTCGCCCTGCGCGTGCCCGGCACCGCAGAGGGCGGAACGCCCCGCGACCGGCTGCACACCCTCGTTCGCGCGCTGCTCGACGCGGAGGACGGCGTGGACGTGTTCGAGACCGCAGCGGGACTCCACGTCAGCCCGGCGACGCTGGAGGCCGACCTCGCCCGCGTGCGCGGTCTGCTCGGAGGCACCGAGCTGACCCTGGAGCGGTCGGCGTCTCAGGCGCGGCTGCGCGGCACCGAGATGGCGCAGCGGCGCCTGCTCAGCAGGCTGGCGCACGACGAGATGGATGCCGGATCGTTCGACCTGGATGCCCTGCGGCGCACGCTGGGTGAGGGCTCCGTGGGCGCGCACGCCTTCGGTCCGTTCAAGACCGAGCTGGTCGCCGAACTGGGTGCCCTCGGATACTTCGTCAACGAGTTCGGCATCTCCGATGTCGTGATGCACATCGCGATCGCGGCGGACCGGGTGGGGCGGGACCGCGCGCTGGAAGGCACCGCGGGCGAGGTGCGTCCCGCGCAGCAGGAGGTCGCGGCGATCCTCGGGCGGCTCGTCGAGCAGCACCTGGGCGTCAGTCTCGGAGCCGGGGATCTGCAGCATCTGTCGACCCTCGTGCTGACCCGGGTGGTCGCGCCCGGCGCGTCCGTGCCGTCCGATCACGCGCGCTCGCGCCTGGATCCGGACGTGGAAGCGGCCGTGCGCGAGGTGGTCGAGACGGCCGCGGCCGAGTTCCTCGTCGACATAGCGCACGAGGACTTCATCCTGCGCCTCGCTCTGCACGTGCAGAATCTGCAGCATCGCGCCCGGGAGCAGGCGTGGTCGCGCAATCCGCTCACGAAGTCGCTGAAGTCGACGTACCCGATGATCTTCGAGGTGGCCGTCTTCATCGCGAGCGGCCTGCAGCAGCGGCTCGGCATCCCTCTCCTGGACGACGAGATCGCGTACATCGCCATGCACGTCGGCGGCCGGCTCGAGCGCAGCCGGCGCGCGGACCAGCTGCTGACCGCCACCATCGTGTGCCCGGGGTACTACGAACTGCACGAGCTCCTGCGCTCGAGCGTGGACCGTTCGCTCGGGCAGTCGATCGAGGTGGTCGGCGTGGAGACCCGCGTGGATCCGGACTGGGACACGATCGACACCGACCTGGTGCTGACGACCATCGAACCGGCCGTCGTCGGGGACCGGTTCGTCCGGATCCAGCCCTTCCTGACCGACGCCGACGTGGACCGGGTCCAGACCGCGGCGGCGCGGATCCGTCGGTCGCGGCGGCTGGCGCGGCTGCGCAAGGAGCTGGAGCGCTATTTCGTTCCGTCGGCGTTCGTGCACGGGCTGGATGCCGAGGCCGGCGAGGAGGGTGTGATCCGGCGGCTGGGCGCACCCCTCGTAGCCGAGGGCATCATCGATGAGGACTACATCGAACGGACGATCGAGCGCGAACGACTGTCCTCCACCGCCTTCACCGACGCCCTGGCCGTCCCGCATGCGCTGGGCATGACCGCGACCCGAACGGCCATCGCGGTGGGCATCGCCGACCCGTCGATCCCCTGGGGCGAGGGCCGCGTGCAGGTGGTCGCGGTCGTGGCGTTCTCGGAGACCGATCGCGAAGCGTTCCAGACGGTCTTCGAGCAGTTCGTGGAGGTGTTCTCCGAGCGGGACAGCGTCCACCGGATCGTGCGTCGCAGCACGACCTTCGCGGGCTTCCTGGACGAGCTCGTCGCCGTCATCGACGGGTGA
- a CDS encoding PTS sugar transporter, with protein MRILVVCGAGASSTFVAQRVRHAAQDRGLPYAAFAGTEKSLPIDLDAADVVLVGPHLSHAIAGIERDAASRGTTVVLLPPDIFTDLDGTRTLALVHAAIGLGEDAAPASTMPLAATAPAPATTTAVRQEED; from the coding sequence ATGCGGATCTTGGTTGTCTGCGGTGCAGGTGCGTCCAGCACCTTCGTCGCTCAGCGCGTTCGCCACGCCGCGCAGGACCGCGGCCTCCCCTACGCGGCTTTCGCGGGAACCGAGAAGTCGCTGCCGATCGACCTGGATGCGGCCGATGTGGTCCTGGTCGGGCCGCACCTGAGCCACGCCATCGCCGGCATCGAGCGCGACGCCGCCAGCCGCGGCACCACGGTGGTGCTGCTGCCGCCGGACATCTTCACTGACCTGGACGGCACGCGCACGCTCGCCCTCGTGCACGCGGCGATCGGACTGGGCGAGGACGCCGCTCCGGCGAGCACGATGCCGCTCGCTGCCACGGCACCCGCGCCGGCCACCACCACCGCCGTTCGACAGGAAGAGGACTGA
- a CDS encoding HPr family phosphocarrier protein produces the protein MPPTTRTVRIGSAHGLHARPAKLFAQAAKDSGIPVTISKDAGSPVNAASILGVIALGIEQGDYVTLTAEGEGAESTLDRLSDLLSTDHDAQ, from the coding sequence ATGCCCCCGACGACCCGGACCGTCCGAATCGGATCCGCGCACGGCCTGCACGCGCGGCCGGCGAAGCTGTTCGCCCAGGCGGCCAAGGATTCCGGCATCCCGGTCACGATCTCGAAGGATGCCGGCAGCCCGGTGAACGCGGCGAGCATCCTCGGTGTGATCGCGCTCGGGATCGAACAGGGCGACTACGTGACCCTGACCGCCGAGGGCGAGGGCGCGGAGTCCACGCTGGACCGGCTGAGCGATCTGCTCTCCACCGATCACGATGCCCAGTAG